The sequence AGTTATCTATTTCTTTAAACaaattcatttcttttcttttgataaaaaaaataagtatatagtatattttttgtctttgaaattttataaaaatttcaaaaatatttgtaagttttattttgttttaattttatcccaaAGATTTGTATCTGTTATCTATTTCTTTAAACaaattcatttcttttcttttgataaaaaaaatttgggtaaagtatattttttgtctttgaaattttataaaaatttcaaaaatatttgtaagttttattttgttttaattttatcccaaaaatttttgatttgtatcaaatatacttctgacggctaatttttcaaaaaatttaaaatcgattcaacaacaatttcataaaaacaacTCCTCAAtccaagcaaatcaagcataattttcatatattattattaaataagtcttaaattttttaaaaatttaaccatcaagagtatatttgatgcaaatcgaaaatttttgaaacaaaattaaaacaaaataaaacttagaagtatttttaaaatttttgtcaaaatttcgagaacaaaaagtatatttttcCCAAAAAAATTCCTCTGACTTCTTTTTTTAGGGTTACCGATGTAAAATGCTTTGTTGAAATAATTTAACCTTAATTAATGATAGGGCTACTGTGTCTGTGTACTATAAATTCCGTTTAATTTCTTACCTTAATGAAGGGCTATGATAAATTCTGTTCCTCCCATTAATTGCATACTCCTCAACACTAAGCTCATGTAGTTCTTTTGGATCATCAGGGACGACAAGCTTCCACTTTCTCACAGCAGCAACAATCACTTGAAGCATCCTCGTTAATGGGCTTCCAGATGGCGACTTGTGCCTATAAAAAGGAGTCCCAAACAAAAATACCAAAATCGAGAACAAAAGCCCACCTGTTGGGATCCCATACCCAAGGGCCCAGCCTACATTGTCTTGTATATATACCAACATAGTGTTTGAGAATATGGTGCCAATTAAAATGAATGTGACCCACCAATTGAAGAATGAGATCTTTTGGGCCTTTTCTTTGGGCTCAAACTTATCAAATTGGTCCGCGCCCATTGTGGAAATGTTGGGCTTAGTGCCACCTGTGCCCACTGCAATGATGTATAGGCCCAAAAAGAATAGGCCCACTTGCAATAATGTTGCTTTCTGGCAATCTTTGTCTTGTGGACATCGTGGCGGTTTTAGTGCTGGTAGTGAAACCGCTAGAGTCAACAAACACATTCCCTAATAAGTCCCAAAAGAAAagttatattattaatttattattattattgtagacTTGTTGAAGAGATATATAGGAACAGCAACAATAAAACAAGCAAGAAATTTGTTATCTacacttttaagttttaatataTGAGATAGTGTTAATTTTCATATCAGAATAAAGTAATAGTTTAGTCTTTAATATATGGGCtgggttaaattttaattttattcttaacattTTAAAGGTCATATTTTTTGTGTCAAACATATGTCTTGTGTTATtatttcattttaatattttgattgaaacattttttttttaaatatcattttTCTCCATTATATCATATAGTAATTGTGGAGCCTTAANNNNNNNNNNNNNNNNNNNNNNNNNNNNNNNNNNNNNNNNNNNNNNNNNNNNNNNNNNNNNNNNNNNNNNNNNNNNNNNNNNNNNNNNNNNNNNNNNNNNNNNNNNNNNNNNNNNNNNNNNNNNNNNNNNNNNNNNNNNNNNNNNNNNNNNNNNNNNNNNNNNNNNNNNNNNNNNNNNNNNNNNNNNNNNNNNNNNNNNNNNNNNNNNNNNNNNNNNNNNNNNNNNNNNNNNNNNNNNNNNNNNNNNNNNNNNNNNNNNNNNNNNNNNNNNNNNNNNNNNNNNNNNNNNNNNNNNNNNNNNNNNNNNNNNNNNNNNNNNNNNNNNNNNNNNNNNNNNNNNNNNNNNNNNNNNNNNNNNNNNNNNNNNNNNNNNNNNNNNNNNNNNNNNNNNNNNNNNNNNNNNNNNNNNNNNNNNNNNNNNNNNNNNNNNNNNNNNNNNNNNNNNNNNNNNNNNNNNNNNNNNNNNNNNNNNNNNNNNNNNNNNNNNNNNNNNNNNNNNNNNNNNNNNNNNNNNNNNNNNTATGACATTAAATTGATATATACCAAGAGGTAAATGGCAGATGAAATTAGAAAGGTCCAATATCGACCAAGGTATGCATCGGCTATGTAAGCACCAATGGCTGGCATCAACCATACAACTCCAACCCAATTGGTTACATTTTTTGAAGATTTGACGGTCCCTTCATGCAGCTCCTTTGTTAGGTACACCACTAAGTTTGATGCTATCCCATAGTATGCCATCCTCTCCACCATTTCATACCCTACaaatatttaattttgatacattgaCAATATAAAATGTTTTACACAAATATCTAATTATATCCGGCTATTTATGTAcagtcaatataaaaaataattatttttattattatgttgtTGTACCATTAAATGTacgaataaaattaaattttaatagttACATTTAAAATGTATGTCGTTCATATatttagataaaaaaataatGTAGCAGTGTATGTTTACCTACTATGAAGGAGCAAGCTTTCCATCTCCCAGTCTTTGACCTTAAAACGGGTCTACCTTTGAGGTCCACTGTGCCATCTTCAGTGtaatcttctcctttttcttcactCAACAACACTCCCATGATGCTTGagaaaatcaaaattaaagatATCACACACTTCACAAAATTTTGGCTCTTGTGTATGTGGGTGGGGATGGACTCGGGAGTATTATTATGAGGTTAGGTTTAATAAGCTTCTATTATTAATATGTTATATATAAGCTATGATTGGGATCCAATATGATTTTGAAAGCTTATTTTTGTTTTATAGCGGTCATTAAGCTTCTACGTTGTCCATTTGCATGGGCTAACTAAAAACGGAATCTAGAGGGGAAAAACAAACGGAGTCaatcttaattattattttaagaaaaaatataggtaatcaataagatttttgaataatgtgtaaataatatgaattaataaggttaaaagagtaaatttagttagtagcattaaattaggatgtactgtattttcatttgattagtaattattcatgttgttcaaaattttcattgtccCCTAACACTCCCCTTATTTTAATTGTCTTGTAGCACTTGTTGTTTATGCACACAATTGAACATGTTTAGTTTACTGTAATAATTATGTAATTTTCATCTACTTGGCGATGacgtctttttttaaaatataattaatcaacTTGTATTTCAATAATCAATCTGTTGAAATTGGAATGGCTCACGACATAAAAGAAAGCCATTTctgtgccatgctcaaatataaataggcctTTAGGGTTTCGGTCCCTAATATACTaaagccgcctttgttgctcttttcccatcaaaaagagttgcagttcagcCACCTAGGAATATAGAAggttttggttgaggaagatcaaaagaaccacaagatccagaTTCTTCCATTCATGATTTATGGTTATaaattcaggtacgcttccgcattcaagtatttctttttttaatgatttaacatagataattttCGGGATGAGAAAATTCCAACACTTAAATTATAAACATAAACACAAAGTTGGTttcttgtaattattttttaaaaaaaatgtcaaaAGTAATAATCATAATACACAGCACGAAAAATACATGCACATGGGGTGGTGGCGCAGTTGGCTAGCGCGTAGGTCTCATAGCTTAAGAGTAATCCTAAGGTCGAGAGTTCGAGCCTCTCTCACcccactattttttattttactaatttaCTTATTCTTACATAATTAAGTTATGATTTACTAATTTACTTATTCTTACATAATTAAGCTATGATTTAACTCTCTCACcccactattttttattttactaatttaCTTATTCTTAcataattaagctataatttactAATTTACTTATTCTTACATAATTAAGCTATGATTTAACAAGAATAATATTtgtcttttaaattttagtttttatttttcatattatttttaattaaaatatattcctATTTTTtagatatatattattaattagatttaatttaaattttcaaNNNNNNNNNNNNNNNNNNNNNNNNNNNNNNNNNNNNNNNNNNNNNNNNNNNNNNNNNNNNNNNNNNNNNNNNNNNNNNNNNNNNNNNNNNNNNNNNNNNNNNNNNCAACATTACTTCAAATAATGGaagttaacttttttttattgtaattattctttctaataaattaataaataaaatatttttaaaatatatccaaaaatacatataatataattttttgataaaattaaGTAAACACgtctaaaataataaataatgcactaacTATTTTGTAACCACATCTAAAATTATCAAAAATCATAAAAAGATTAATATTatcaaacataaaaataacagttactatatttatttaactaTGATAGTTTCAAAACCATTCTTACAAAACTGAAGCTTTTTTCCTCAAATACAaacaaaaacataaattaaaaagatagaaTATTTTACTAGAGTATATATGAAAGATGAAAGTGCCTTATTTGAAGAATTTTAGTAGTATCTTTTGAAAAAAAGTGATTTGATTTATGGTATAATTTCT is a genomic window of Arachis ipaensis cultivar K30076 chromosome B06, Araip1.1, whole genome shotgun sequence containing:
- the LOC107647829 gene encoding protein NRT1/ PTR FAMILY 5.2, whose product is MGVLLSEEKGEDYTEDGTVDLKGRPVLRSKTGRWKACSFIVGYEMVERMAYYGIASNLVVYLTKELHEGTVKSSKNVTNWVGVVWLMPAIGAYIADAYLGRYWTFLISSAIYLLGMCLLTLAVSLPALKPPRCPQDKDCQKATLLQVGLFFLGLYIIAVGTGGTKPNISTMGADQFDKFEPKEKAQKISFFNWWVTFILIGTIFSNTMLVYIQDNVGWALGYGIPTGGLLFSILVFLFGTPFYRHKSPSGSPLTRMLQVIVAAVRKWKLVVPDDPKELHELSVEEYAINGRNRIYHSPSLSFLDKAAIKTKQRRAWMLCTVTQVEETKQMMKMVPIMVTTCMPSTVIAQANTLFIKQGTTLDRSIGPNFKIPPACLTAFINIFMLLSVVTYDRILVPLVRRYTKNPRGITLLQRLGIGLVIHIVIMTTACLAEKKRLSVARQHNLLGQHDILPLSIFILLPQFALAGIADTFVDVAKLDLFYDQAPEGMKSLGTSYVFISFSIGTFFSSFLISTVADLTKRNNGQKGWILDNLNVSHLDYYYAFLAILSAINFLCFLVAAKFFVYNHDATQASLIGLEMENNNASSHDKMELNQSNTQNP